A single window of [Clostridium] hylemonae DSM 15053 DNA harbors:
- a CDS encoding GGDEF domain-containing protein yields MKENKIRKRLVLFMTAAAVMSFIVVMVLACRSGRGDSARYEKAERRYMDKGVSVLQEDGREEVKEYPCRSDGKEGYFYYKLPEDIEDNAVLVLPNVYQKIEVTLNGKLLYTYGMDQDSPYYMEARLNCAVRLPDGSGGRELEIHLVNTEKMGKASLQQGYLTTAGELSDSLLADNLWAFLFCVLTAMTGMCILAVSLWQYIGKAGDLSRIFFCLGQFALLSAVWVFTDSGLPQLIFNNSQGLMVLSFEVFMLMPVPLLQFVQLVCEYSRRALRVLVTGYIVNFFLQNAAYALKLSDFKKMVYLTHIVMVASITAIIYFILKEARNRHSMYAKWVLAGVGIFAGFACMSLVSYYVTGGIQNEKFFITGFFIFLAVLIILATLKFQEFSKESARAAVLKELAYKDMMTGIGNRTLYEEHIAVYESAPRPEAAAVIILDINNLKDVNDRFGHRAGDELLILAARCLREAFGIRGTYYRIGGDEFAVILKEADAGEEECRRLLGRCIEKNNAGREIRLSVSMGYAAPDAGKGAAHIRELIEKADARMYEEKRRYHAGR; encoded by the coding sequence ATGAAAGAAAATAAAATAAGAAAACGGCTTGTCCTGTTTATGACTGCCGCTGCTGTAATGTCCTTTATTGTCGTTATGGTGCTTGCCTGCCGTTCAGGAAGGGGAGACAGCGCACGTTACGAAAAAGCCGAAAGGCGTTATATGGACAAAGGCGTGAGCGTTCTTCAAGAAGACGGGAGAGAGGAAGTGAAAGAGTACCCCTGCCGTTCGGACGGAAAAGAAGGATATTTTTATTATAAACTGCCGGAGGATATAGAGGATAATGCGGTGCTCGTACTGCCGAATGTGTATCAGAAAATAGAAGTGACGCTTAACGGAAAGCTTCTTTATACATATGGCATGGATCAAGATTCGCCTTATTATATGGAGGCACGTCTCAACTGTGCGGTCAGACTGCCTGACGGATCCGGCGGCCGGGAATTGGAGATACATCTTGTGAATACGGAGAAAATGGGGAAGGCGTCGCTGCAGCAGGGATATCTCACAACAGCGGGGGAACTGTCGGACAGCTTACTGGCCGATAATTTATGGGCCTTTTTATTCTGTGTGCTGACTGCTATGACAGGAATGTGTATTTTGGCCGTTTCGCTTTGGCAGTATATAGGAAAAGCAGGCGATCTGTCCAGGATCTTTTTCTGCCTTGGGCAGTTTGCCCTTCTGTCGGCTGTGTGGGTATTTACCGATTCAGGCCTGCCCCAGCTTATATTTAATAACAGCCAGGGGCTGATGGTACTGTCCTTTGAAGTGTTTATGCTCATGCCCGTGCCTCTGCTTCAGTTTGTACAGCTTGTATGCGAGTACAGCCGCAGGGCGCTGCGTGTACTGGTGACAGGTTACATTGTGAATTTCTTTTTGCAGAATGCGGCATATGCACTTAAGCTTTCAGATTTTAAGAAGATGGTATATCTGACTCATATAGTAATGGTCGCCAGCATCACAGCGATCATATATTTTATATTAAAAGAGGCGAGAAACAGACATTCCATGTATGCGAAATGGGTGCTGGCAGGAGTCGGCATATTTGCAGGTTTTGCCTGTATGTCTCTTGTGAGCTATTATGTGACTGGAGGCATTCAGAACGAAAAGTTTTTTATAACAGGCTTCTTTATTTTTCTCGCTGTTCTCATCATACTTGCCACACTCAAATTTCAGGAGTTTTCTAAAGAATCTGCCCGGGCAGCGGTGCTGAAAGAACTGGCTTACAAAGATATGATGACGGGGATCGGCAACCGCACCCTGTACGAAGAGCATATAGCGGTGTATGAAAGCGCACCGCGGCCAGAAGCTGCTGCTGTCATTATTCTGGATATCAACAATCTGAAGGATGTGAACGACCGGTTTGGGCACAGGGCGGGAGATGAGCTGCTCATATTGGCAGCCCGGTGTCTCAGAGAAGCTTTCGGGATCCGGGGAACGTACTACCGAATCGGAGGAGACGAGTTTGCCGTTATTCTGAAAGAGGCAGATGCCGGGGAGGAAGAATGCCGCAGACTGCTGGGGAGGTGTATTGAGAAGAACAATGCCGGCCGGGAGATCAGACTGTCGGTCTCCATGGGCTATGCCGCACCAGACGCGGGAAAGGGTGCGGCGCATATACGGGAACTCATAGAGAAGGCAGATGCCAGGATGTACGAAGAGAAGAGACGGTATCATGCCGGCCGGTAG
- a CDS encoding GntR family transcriptional regulator, with translation MLTNASKIDKSTPVPLYFQLKKLIMEEIRNGTYKVGSLIPTEKELSDTFQISRTTVRQAVTELVQEGWLYRIKSKGTFVSQPKISQDFIKKLESFNDQILRAGMTPSTEVLKLEVQKAGAKTAASLELKGKDSVIYLHRKRLANDEPIVTIETFLPYDDCSFILSHDLEKERLYSILNERKETSVFRVNRIVEAVEADSRDEQYLDIKKGKPIQFFTSTGYNAYGKPIEYSLARYRGDRNSFEITVFPDNSR, from the coding sequence ATGTTGACTAATGCATCCAAAATTGACAAATCCACACCTGTCCCCCTGTACTTCCAGCTGAAGAAACTGATCATGGAAGAGATCCGAAACGGCACGTATAAAGTGGGCAGTCTTATCCCGACGGAAAAGGAGCTGAGCGATACATTCCAGATCAGCCGCACAACAGTCCGGCAGGCCGTCACTGAACTCGTTCAGGAAGGATGGCTTTACCGGATCAAAAGCAAGGGCACCTTTGTCTCCCAGCCCAAAATAAGCCAGGACTTTATTAAAAAGCTGGAGAGCTTTAACGACCAGATCCTGAGGGCCGGCATGACTCCCAGCACAGAGGTGCTGAAACTTGAGGTACAGAAGGCGGGCGCAAAAACCGCCGCAAGTCTTGAGCTGAAAGGAAAAGATTCTGTCATTTACCTTCACCGCAAGAGACTGGCCAATGATGAACCGATCGTCACGATAGAGACCTTCCTGCCGTACGATGACTGCAGTTTTATACTGTCCCATGACCTGGAAAAAGAACGTCTGTACAGCATCCTGAACGAACGGAAAGAGACGAGTGTCTTCCGTGTTAACAGAATAGTGGAAGCTGTGGAGGCTGACTCCCGGGATGAACAATATCTTGACATAAAAAAGGGCAAGCCTATCCAGTTCTTTACCTCAACCGGCTATAATGCCTACGGCAAACCGATCGAGTATTCCCTGGCCAGATACCGGGGCGACCGCAACAGCTTTGAGATCACAGTCTTTCCCGACAACTCCCGGTAA
- a CDS encoding GntR family transcriptional regulator — protein sequence MNQFSKESIDKNTPVPMYYQLKKIILDMIREGKLKPGDMIPTELELSDIFGISRTTTRQAIMELVMEGQLYRIKSKGTFVAEKRVIQDFTNVIRASHNLLQSQNVKTTTKVLELSVIKANDLVSRMLQQREGEDVIHLRRLRFVNDEPNVLADAYLPMCCRDMLDRDMNKTGLYEFLDQSAETTPVKAVRELEAISAEESEAELLGIKEGDPIQLTTSVTYTKEGKPIEYSIARFRGDRNVFRCEVNI from the coding sequence ATGAATCAGTTTTCAAAAGAGAGTATCGATAAAAACACACCGGTGCCGATGTACTACCAGTTAAAGAAAATAATACTGGATATGATAAGGGAGGGCAAACTGAAACCGGGCGATATGATTCCTACAGAACTGGAGCTTAGCGATATATTTGGAATCAGCAGGACAACAACCAGGCAGGCGATTATGGAACTGGTAATGGAAGGGCAGCTTTACCGTATTAAGAGTAAGGGTACTTTCGTTGCTGAAAAAAGAGTGATACAGGATTTTACAAATGTTATCCGGGCTTCCCATAATTTACTGCAGTCACAGAATGTCAAAACGACTACAAAGGTGCTGGAGCTGTCGGTCATAAAGGCAAACGACCTTGTGAGCAGGATGCTTCAGCAGAGAGAAGGAGAAGATGTGATACATCTGCGCAGACTCCGTTTTGTGAACGATGAGCCGAATGTTCTGGCAGATGCGTATCTCCCTATGTGCTGCAGGGACATGCTGGACAGAGATATGAATAAGACGGGTTTGTATGAGTTTCTCGATCAAAGTGCAGAGACGACGCCGGTCAAAGCGGTCAGGGAGCTGGAAGCCATCTCTGCGGAGGAAAGTGAGGCGGAACTGCTAGGAATCAAGGAGGGCGACCCGATCCAGCTGACGACATCTGTAACTTATACAAAAGAAGGGAAACCGATCGAGTATTCTATTGCCAGATTCAGGGGTGACCGGAATGTGTTCCGCTGTGAAGTGAATATATAG
- a CDS encoding VOC family protein, translating to MGEIKLDGLAHIGLYVNNIERTLEFYMEKLDFELIHEAVNEIPEGEVLVKFIQNGSCMLELVQFPYTIKREDGWFDHISIAVHDLDKVMEHLRQKGIIFEEGSYTEALNVFPPKGSRWVFFRGPDGEHIELNERM from the coding sequence ATGGGTGAGATAAAGCTGGACGGCCTGGCTCACATAGGTCTGTATGTCAATAATATTGAGAGGACGCTGGAGTTTTACATGGAGAAACTGGATTTTGAACTGATCCACGAAGCAGTAAATGAGATTCCGGAAGGAGAAGTCCTTGTTAAATTTATTCAGAATGGTTCGTGCATGCTGGAACTTGTACAGTTTCCATATACTATAAAAAGGGAAGATGGATGGTTTGACCACATTTCCATAGCAGTACATGATCTGGACAAGGTGATGGAGCATTTAAGACAGAAGGGGATCATATTTGAGGAAGGCAGTTATACAGAGGCTTTGAATGTCTTCCCGCCGAAAGGCTCCAGATGGGTCTTCTTCAGAGGCCCTGACGGGGAGCATATCGAGTTGAATGAAAGAATGTGA
- a CDS encoding substrate-binding domain-containing protein translates to MKLKKVLSVVLASIMVLGLAACGNKESADSEKEGGKDKEEYDIVYLSPSTESEYWQYAEIGMRNAIADIEKKEGIKINFSVSGPASESETDAYIKAYESVIASSPDAIITATLAPDGTVPKTQEAKDAGIYVNFVSMGLEGGDSNDYGDYYGVHYYCDNTTIGETAAQSMLDGLEANNIEPKGKIGMHMSVVVETLEERMDGFKAYMAEHAPDIECLDTLYNENDVNNAQSNVETQISTYGDELIGLYGGNNVSGDGIALGLKNAGSGNKILGIGVDSDSLEIEALEAGNLYAIIVQTPYDQGYKAVENAVEYLQTGENSESEKHINCPSQAVTKENMDTEESKALLDPTILKK, encoded by the coding sequence ATGAAATTGAAAAAAGTGTTGTCAGTGGTACTGGCAAGTATTATGGTTCTCGGTCTGGCTGCCTGTGGGAACAAGGAGTCGGCAGATTCTGAAAAAGAAGGGGGTAAAGATAAAGAAGAGTATGACATCGTCTACCTGTCTCCATCGACAGAATCGGAGTATTGGCAGTATGCGGAGATCGGTATGAGGAACGCGATCGCTGATATAGAAAAAAAGGAAGGCATTAAGATCAATTTCTCGGTGAGCGGTCCTGCCTCCGAATCAGAGACAGACGCCTATATAAAAGCATATGAAAGTGTCATTGCATCCTCACCTGATGCCATTATTACAGCGACACTGGCTCCGGACGGCACAGTTCCAAAGACGCAGGAAGCCAAGGATGCGGGAATCTATGTCAACTTTGTGAGTATGGGGCTTGAAGGAGGCGATTCCAACGATTATGGAGATTATTACGGCGTGCATTATTACTGTGACAATACGACCATCGGGGAAACTGCCGCCCAGTCTATGCTGGATGGCCTGGAAGCAAACAATATAGAGCCAAAGGGCAAGATCGGCATGCACATGTCCGTTGTCGTAGAGACACTGGAAGAGCGGATGGACGGATTTAAAGCTTATATGGCAGAACACGCGCCTGACATCGAATGTCTTGATACACTCTACAATGAAAATGATGTCAACAATGCACAGTCAAATGTGGAGACACAGATCTCTACATACGGGGATGAACTGATCGGACTTTACGGTGGAAACAATGTGTCAGGCGACGGCATTGCACTCGGACTTAAAAATGCAGGAAGCGGAAACAAGATCCTCGGTATCGGCGTGGACTCCGACAGCCTGGAGATCGAGGCGCTGGAGGCAGGAAATCTTTACGCTATTATTGTTCAGACACCATATGACCAGGGATATAAGGCGGTTGAGAATGCGGTGGAATACTTACAGACCGGTGAGAACTCTGAGAGTGAAAAGCATATCAACTGTCCGTCACAGGCGGTAACAAAAGAGAACATGGACACTGAGGAGAGCAAGGCTTTACTCGATCCGACGATACTCAAAAAATAG
- a CDS encoding sugar ABC transporter ATP-binding protein: MEEDIILKVDNISKSYPGVKALQNISLAVRKGEVRALLGENGAGKSTLIKCIMGVEKPEEGTVSINCGGSWKTPQSVAESKECGMHANYQHVNIARELSIAENYFLGRLPVTKLKTVDWNLMNEESRKIIDKFEMNVDPGAKISELSVAMQEMVTISKISVNDNIRLVIFDEPTALLENDKVEILYRYIRELKERGVSVIYISHRLEELMDICDTVTILKDGQYVDTKKISEVDKDMLVSLMVGREVGSLYNIRHRKAGAELLRVEELTSKGRFEHIDFQLHEGEILGFAGLVGAGRSEIMRAVFGVDAADNGDIYIRGEKVNIKNPQDAIQKGIGFLTEDRRLDGLALPLSVKVNTNMYSYDLISRAGVINRKKEAERAEEYKTKIGVKTPDIEQSAENLSGGNQQKVVIAKLLCRDPDILIFDEPTVGVDVGAKQEIYKIMELLAAQGKGIILISSYLPEVMGLSDRMIVMSEGRISGVLDRNEIEVTTEEDVLRLASAVI; this comes from the coding sequence ATGGAAGAAGATATTATTTTAAAAGTAGACAATATCAGCAAATCATATCCGGGTGTTAAGGCGCTCCAGAATATCAGCCTGGCGGTCAGGAAAGGTGAAGTCAGAGCTCTGCTCGGTGAGAACGGGGCCGGAAAATCCACGTTGATCAAATGTATCATGGGAGTAGAGAAGCCGGAGGAAGGTACGGTGAGCATCAACTGCGGCGGTTCATGGAAGACACCTCAGAGTGTGGCTGAAAGCAAGGAGTGCGGAATGCATGCCAATTATCAGCATGTCAATATAGCAAGAGAGCTGAGTATTGCGGAAAATTACTTTCTTGGGAGACTGCCGGTAACAAAACTTAAGACTGTAGACTGGAATCTGATGAACGAAGAGAGCCGGAAGATCATTGACAAATTTGAGATGAATGTAGATCCCGGGGCCAAGATCAGCGAGCTTTCGGTTGCAATGCAGGAAATGGTCACTATCAGTAAGATATCAGTCAACGACAATATAAGACTCGTGATCTTTGATGAGCCGACAGCTTTACTGGAGAATGATAAAGTTGAGATTCTGTACAGGTATATCAGAGAGCTGAAAGAGAGGGGGGTAAGCGTTATCTATATCTCCCACCGTCTGGAAGAGCTGATGGATATCTGTGACACAGTGACGATCCTGAAGGACGGACAGTACGTGGATACGAAGAAGATCAGTGAAGTGGACAAGGACATGCTCGTATCTCTCATGGTGGGCCGTGAGGTAGGCAGCCTTTATAACATCAGACACAGAAAGGCAGGAGCAGAACTGCTGAGGGTGGAGGAACTGACATCAAAAGGCCGGTTTGAGCATATTGACTTTCAGCTGCATGAAGGGGAGATCCTCGGGTTTGCAGGACTCGTCGGTGCCGGAAGAAGTGAGATAATGCGCGCCGTCTTTGGAGTGGACGCGGCAGACAACGGCGATATATACATACGGGGTGAGAAAGTAAACATTAAGAATCCGCAGGATGCCATACAAAAGGGCATCGGATTTCTGACAGAGGACCGCCGTCTCGATGGACTGGCGCTGCCTCTGAGTGTAAAGGTAAATACGAATATGTATTCTTACGACCTGATCAGCAGAGCAGGAGTGATCAACCGAAAGAAGGAAGCAGAGAGAGCAGAGGAATACAAGACTAAAATAGGAGTAAAAACACCGGATATTGAGCAGTCGGCGGAAAACTTATCCGGAGGAAACCAGCAGAAGGTCGTGATCGCCAAGCTGCTGTGCAGGGATCCGGATATCCTCATATTCGATGAACCGACGGTAGGCGTCGATGTGGGCGCAAAGCAGGAGATATACAAGATCATGGAACTGCTTGCGGCACAGGGGAAGGGAATTATTTTGATATCGTCCTATCTGCCGGAGGTTATGGGACTTTCCGACAGAATGATCGTCATGTCGGAAGGAAGAATATCAGGTGTATTAGATAGAAATGAGATCGAAGTTACCACAGAAGAAGATGTGCTGCGTCTGGCGTCGGCAGTAATATAA
- a CDS encoding ABC transporter permease, producing the protein MNRVKTGKAGTLLRRTEFSLVIIIVVIFLVAAFGTDNFLTNYNLTNILKQCSIIGVISISATFIIITGGIDLSCGAICGMSTLIVAMGQAKWGMTVSVSILLALAVSVICGLYNAVIINEFKVPPFIATLGSMTILRGLVKVISNASTIAGLDKKFGEFASESVAFIPKLAVIWVIVVLLGFFILHSTTFGRNLYVLGSGQEVARLCGISIRRVTYMTYGIAGFLCGVAGVMLASRINSAVPTAGTGYEMNAIAASVIGGASLSGAKGSVWGTALGTILMTLIDNAGIQFGINSFIMEISTGVLITIAVIIDQMKNKKTAR; encoded by the coding sequence ATGAATAGAGTAAAGACAGGAAAAGCAGGAACGCTGCTTAGGCGTACAGAGTTTTCTCTGGTTATCATAATTGTCGTCATATTTCTGGTGGCGGCATTCGGGACAGACAATTTCCTGACCAATTATAATCTGACCAATATTTTAAAACAATGTTCCATTATAGGAGTCATCTCCATATCCGCCACATTTATCATTATTACGGGCGGTATTGATCTAAGCTGCGGGGCCATCTGCGGCATGAGCACACTGATCGTCGCCATGGGACAGGCGAAATGGGGAATGACGGTATCTGTCTCCATCCTTCTTGCATTGGCGGTGTCTGTCATCTGCGGACTTTATAACGCGGTGATCATCAATGAATTTAAGGTGCCTCCTTTTATCGCGACGCTTGGGAGCATGACAATTCTGCGCGGGCTTGTCAAGGTGATCAGTAATGCCAGCACGATCGCCGGGTTAGACAAGAAGTTCGGTGAATTTGCCAGTGAGTCGGTTGCGTTTATTCCAAAACTGGCCGTCATATGGGTGATCGTCGTGCTGCTTGGATTCTTTATTCTGCATTCCACGACATTCGGCAGAAATCTGTATGTTCTTGGCAGCGGGCAGGAAGTGGCGAGGCTGTGCGGTATTTCCATCAGACGCGTTACATATATGACTTACGGTATTGCAGGTTTTTTGTGCGGCGTTGCCGGTGTTATGCTGGCATCCAGGATCAACAGCGCTGTACCGACGGCGGGGACCGGTTATGAGATGAACGCGATAGCAGCGTCGGTAATAGGTGGCGCGTCCCTGTCAGGGGCAAAAGGTTCTGTATGGGGAACAGCCCTTGGGACGATCCTTATGACGTTGATCGATAATGCAGGGATTCAGTTCGGAATCAATTCGTTCATTATGGAAATCAGCACAGGCGTGCTTATCACGATCGCGGTTATCATCGATCAGATGAAAAATAAGAAAACCGCCAGATGA
- a CDS encoding xylulokinase, translating to MKTYIIGADIGTQSIKVHLYDEELKLVRAVSKEQYVDTPKPMWMTQRASSWWKLLTESIQQLLSDAGISGKEVAAFGCCAHMHGAVPVRLDGSIVQDDIQLYSDKRGGYLADKIAEEMTEELYSISANMPTSSWHGIKIKWLKENDPDVYEKAEKFLTPKDFINFKMTGETCTDYSEAAGVFAMDQKTGEWSDRLLAVLGIDREKLPRIQKAYDIVGNVSEKAAAETGLSTETVVITGGGDMLSMLYVSGMHKKGTVADITGTGGIICGYTDQPVMDRRIMNLRHVLDGWVPFGNIDAAGVSFRFLRDNLCKKERDEARSQGIDDYAYLCRLAQKVPAGSSGLYFLPYLMGERTMGSADSRGCYIGMSMDKEIGHFIRALLEGVALEFKRTLDVFEDSGNSIHAVYHSGGGAKGDLWNQIKADIYEKPIYTLQADEGGVLGVSLMAAYAVGIIGDLIEGADAVVKVKKVYEPERNNFAVYREMKEVFSELHDTLQTPFRHMARVQEKFGK from the coding sequence ATGAAAACATATATTATCGGAGCAGACATAGGTACACAGTCGATCAAAGTCCACCTGTATGATGAGGAACTGAAACTTGTCAGGGCGGTATCAAAAGAACAGTATGTGGATACGCCGAAACCGATGTGGATGACGCAGCGGGCGTCTTCCTGGTGGAAGCTTCTGACGGAGAGTATACAGCAGCTTCTTTCGGACGCGGGCATATCCGGAAAAGAGGTGGCGGCCTTCGGCTGCTGCGCCCACATGCACGGGGCCGTACCGGTCAGATTGGACGGCAGTATTGTCCAGGACGATATTCAGCTTTACAGTGACAAAAGAGGCGGTTATCTGGCTGATAAGATAGCAGAGGAGATGACGGAAGAGCTTTACAGTATATCCGCCAATATGCCGACGTCGTCCTGGCACGGGATCAAGATAAAGTGGCTGAAAGAAAATGACCCGGACGTATATGAGAAAGCAGAAAAGTTCCTGACGCCAAAGGATTTTATCAACTTTAAGATGACAGGTGAGACGTGTACTGATTATTCGGAGGCCGCCGGTGTTTTTGCGATGGATCAAAAGACAGGGGAGTGGTCCGACAGACTGCTCGCCGTTCTCGGGATCGACCGGGAGAAGCTTCCCCGCATCCAGAAAGCGTATGACATCGTCGGCAATGTATCTGAAAAGGCAGCAGCCGAGACCGGCTTAAGTACAGAGACTGTGGTCATCACCGGCGGCGGGGACATGCTCAGTATGCTGTATGTATCCGGTATGCATAAAAAAGGTACGGTAGCCGATATTACCGGGACAGGGGGCATTATCTGCGGTTACACGGATCAGCCGGTCATGGACCGCAGGATCATGAATTTGAGACATGTGCTGGACGGGTGGGTCCCGTTCGGAAACATTGACGCTGCCGGCGTCTCCTTCCGCTTCCTGCGCGACAATCTGTGCAAGAAAGAACGGGATGAGGCACGCAGTCAGGGGATCGACGACTATGCTTATCTGTGCCGGCTGGCCCAAAAGGTTCCGGCAGGTTCTTCAGGGCTTTATTTCCTGCCGTATCTCATGGGAGAACGTACGATGGGAAGCGCAGATTCCAGGGGATGCTATATCGGAATGTCCATGGATAAGGAGATCGGACATTTTATCCGTGCGCTTCTGGAGGGCGTGGCGCTGGAATTTAAACGGACACTGGATGTATTTGAAGACAGCGGCAATTCGATCCACGCGGTCTACCACAGCGGAGGCGGCGCAAAGGGTGATCTGTGGAATCAGATAAAAGCTGACATATATGAAAAGCCGATCTATACCCTCCAGGCAGATGAGGGCGGTGTGCTTGGCGTGTCTCTTATGGCCGCATATGCGGTTGGCATCATCGGAGACTTGATCGAAGGGGCGGATGCGGTCGTCAAGGTGAAGAAAGTGTATGAACCAGAACGGAACAACTTTGCTGTATACAGAGAGATGAAAGAAGTATTTTCAGAGCTTCACGACACCCTTCAGACGCCTTTCCGGCATATGGCCAGAGTACAGGAGAAGTTCGGAAAATAG
- a CDS encoding glucose-6-phosphate isomerase family protein has translation MADFNVDKQTFDYIRGFTIDLDMKTGMSGMKKTSRRYLSQMKGMFSDDAAYEKKLEEEGDVLVYEFHEMGVPEHPGDLAFGCSITYPGKVGEEYYMTKGHFHTILDTAEVYYCLGGHGYMLMESPEGDWLAHELTPGKALYVPKRYAHRSVNVDPEQPLLTFFVFRADAGHDYGTIETKGYRKLLVEKDGKPAVTDNPKWS, from the coding sequence ATGGCAGATTTTAATGTAGATAAACAGACCTTTGACTATATCAGAGGATTCACAATTGATTTAGATATGAAAACCGGCATGTCCGGGATGAAGAAGACTTCCAGGCGTTACCTGAGTCAGATGAAAGGAATGTTTTCTGACGACGCGGCTTACGAAAAAAAGCTGGAGGAAGAGGGAGACGTTCTCGTATACGAATTTCATGAGATGGGTGTGCCGGAACATCCGGGAGACCTGGCTTTTGGCTGCAGCATTACATATCCGGGCAAAGTGGGAGAGGAGTATTATATGACCAAAGGTCACTTCCATACAATACTCGATACAGCAGAAGTATACTATTGTCTCGGCGGCCACGGATATATGCTCATGGAAAGTCCGGAGGGCGACTGGCTGGCGCATGAGCTGACGCCGGGCAAAGCACTCTATGTACCGAAGCGCTACGCACACAGAAGTGTCAACGTAGACCCGGAACAGCCGCTTCTTACCTTCTTCGTATTCCGCGCCGATGCAGGCCACGACTACGGAACGATAGAGACAAAAGGGTACCGGAAGCTGCTCGTAGAAAAAGATGGGAAGCCTGCCGTGACAGATAACCCGAAGTGGTCGTAA
- a CDS encoding phosphoglycerate dehydrogenase: MKILVTPTSLKPEKNAPALARLSSFCKDLVFNPAGRPLSEQELLPLLKDCDGYLAGLDQISGPVMECCPRLKAISRYGAGYDRVDLPAAKKLGIKVANTPGANAQAVAELSFALLLALARNIPYLHNETAAGSWIRATGMELYGKTLGIVGLGAIGRKVASCSAGFKMNVLAYDPYIQEDYCQAHGIIPSSLDTLLSEADFITLHLPLNNDTYHLINEQSLTLVKPGAILVNASRGGIIDEEAAFQALKAGRLGGLGLDAFEQEPPGQTPLFTLPNVIATPHTGAHTAEATRAMADMAVDNLIAMLEDRPCSFVL, translated from the coding sequence ATGAAAATACTCGTCACACCGACATCGTTAAAACCGGAGAAGAACGCTCCGGCCTTAGCCCGGCTCAGCAGCTTCTGCAAAGACCTTGTTTTTAATCCGGCAGGCCGGCCTCTGTCCGAACAGGAACTGCTGCCGCTTCTGAAAGACTGCGACGGTTATCTGGCTGGCCTGGACCAGATAAGCGGCCCCGTTATGGAATGCTGTCCCCGCCTGAAGGCCATCTCCAGATATGGCGCCGGCTATGACCGGGTCGACTTGCCGGCGGCAAAAAAGCTTGGCATAAAGGTAGCCAACACTCCGGGCGCCAACGCGCAGGCCGTTGCGGAACTATCCTTTGCACTCCTGCTGGCGCTCGCGAGAAATATCCCTTACCTCCATAACGAGACAGCTGCCGGCAGCTGGATACGGGCCACCGGAATGGAACTGTACGGCAAAACGCTGGGCATCGTAGGACTTGGAGCCATCGGCCGAAAAGTGGCTTCCTGTTCTGCAGGATTTAAGATGAACGTGCTCGCATATGATCCATACATACAGGAAGATTACTGCCAGGCACACGGCATTATCCCGTCGAGTCTGGACACACTGCTCTCTGAAGCAGATTTTATCACCCTGCATCTTCCGCTGAATAACGATACATATCACCTGATCAACGAACAGTCTCTCACTCTTGTGAAGCCGGGCGCGATACTGGTCAATGCATCCCGCGGAGGTATCATTGATGAAGAAGCCGCTTTCCAGGCTCTCAAAGCAGGCCGGCTCGGCGGGCTCGGGCTGGACGCCTTTGAGCAGGAGCCCCCCGGACAGACGCCCCTCTTCACCCTTCCAAACGTGATCGCCACCCCGCACACCGGAGCCCACACGGCCGAGGCGACCCGCGCAATGGCAGACATGGCAGTAGATAATCTCATCGCCATGCTGGAAGACAGACCATGTTCCTTTGTTTTATAA